A region from the Neomonachus schauinslandi chromosome 2, ASM220157v2, whole genome shotgun sequence genome encodes:
- the LOC123324042 gene encoding proteasome subunit alpha type-1, whose product MFRNQYDNDVTVWSPQGRIHQIEYAMEAVKQGSATVGLKSKTHAVLVALKRAQSELAAHQKKILHVDNHIGISIAGLTADARLLCNFMRQECLDSRFVFDRPLPVSRLVSLIGSKTQIPTQRYGRRPYGVGLLIAGYDDMGPHIFQTCPSANYFDCRAMSIGARSQSARTYLERHMSGFMECNLNELVKHGLRALRETLPAEQDLTTKNVSIGIVGKDLEFTIYDDDDVSPFLEGLEERPQRKAQPAQPADEPAEKADEPMEH is encoded by the coding sequence ATGTTTCGCAACCAGTATGACAATGATGTCACTGTTTGGAGCCCTCAGGGCAGGATTCATCAAATTGAGTATGCAATGGAAGCTGTCAAGCAAGGTTCAGCCACAGTTGGTCTGAAATCAAAAACCCATGCAGTGTTGGTTGCATTGAAGAGAGCACAGTCAGAGCTTGCagctcatcagaaaaaaattctccatgtTGACAACCATATTGGTATCTCAATTGCGGGACTTACTGCTGATGCTAGACTGTTATGTAATTTTATGCGCCAAGAGTGTTTGGATTCCAGATTTGTATTTGACAGACCTCTTCCTGTGTCTCGTCTTGTATCTCTAATTGGAAGCAAGACCCAGATACCAACACAACGATATGGCCGGAGACCATATGGTGTTGGGCTGCTTATTGCTGGTTATGATGATATGGGCCCTCACATTTTCCAAACCTGTCCATCTGCCAACTATTTTGACTGTAGAGCCATGTCCATTGGAGCCCGTTCTCAATCAGCTCGTACTTACTTGGAGAGACATATGTCTGGGTTTATGGAGTGCAATTTGAATGAACTGGTTAAACATGGTCTGCGTGCCTTACGAGAGACGCTTCCTGCAGAACAGGACCTAACTACAAAGAATGTTTCCATTGGAATTGTTGGTAAAGACTTGGAGTTTACgatttatgatgatgatgatgtatctCCATTCCTGGAAGGTCTTGAAGAAAGACCACAGAGAAAGGCACAGCCTGCTCAGCCTGCTGATGAACCTGCAGAAAAGGCTGATGAACCGATGGAACATTAA